One Nicotiana sylvestris chromosome 12, ASM39365v2, whole genome shotgun sequence genomic window carries:
- the LOC104213205 gene encoding subtilisin-like protease, which translates to MKMLKILLVIFSILGCFSWPSMQSDSEIYIVQVESPESRIGIQSSRTDLESWYSSFLPKTIATTGSNEDQPRLIYSYHNVMKGFAARLSVEHVKEMQKKPGFISARPQRILFLHTTHSPSFLGLQQNMGLWRDSNYGKGVIVGVLDTGIYPDHPSFSDKGMPPPPAKWKGKCESNFTTKCNNKLIGARTFGQASETPLDDNGHGTHTASTIAGRFVDGANVNGNANGTAVGIAPLAHLAIYKVCDSFGCSDSDILAAMDAAIDDGVDILSLSLGGGSKAFYNDPIALGAYSATQRGILVSCSGANNGPYDSTLSNEAPWIMTVGASTIDRKLKATVKLGNRKEFEGESAFHPKGHNSAFFPLFDPALNATDFDSPYCGTGTLNDPDIKGKIVLCMAGGGYSRIEKGQAVKDAGGVGMIIYSSPDDGFTKFADAHVLPALYITYKDGIEILDYMNTTSKPIARLAFQGTIIGDKDAPVVAAFSSRGPSSASPGILKPDIIGPGVNILAAWPPSPDNKPTIKPNFFLASGTSMSCPHLSGVAALLKSAHPTWSPAVIKSAIMTTANIVNLANDPILDERLLPANIFAVGAGHVNPSKANDPGLVYDTRFKDYLPYLCGLNYTNRQVGNLLQRRVDCKQVKSIPEAQLNYPSFSITLGANSQIYTRTVTNTGDAKSSYNVEIGSPPGVSVIVKPSTLKFSKLNQKFKYQVTFSKRANSSNSGIVQGFLKWTSNKYSVRSPIAVVLDTTIGF; encoded by the coding sequence ATGAAAATGTTGAAAATCCTTTTGGTTATTTTTTCTATACTTGGTTGTTTTTCATGGCCTAGTATGCAAAGCGATTCGGAGATATACATAGTTCAAGTTGAATCGCCAGAAAGCCGAATTGGCATTCAATCATCACGAACGGATTTGGAAAGTTGGTATAGTTCTTTCTTGCCAAAAACCATTGCAACTACTGGCTCAAATGAAGATCAGCCGCGATTGATATATTCGTATCACAATGTGATGAAAGGTTTTGCAGCAAGATTATCAGTagagcatgtgaaagaaatgcAGAAGAAACCAGGCTTTATATCTGCACGGCCGCAGAGGATATTGTTTTTACACACAACACATAGTCCAAGTTTTCTTGGATTGCAACAGAACATGGGGTTGTGGAGGGATTCTAACTATGGAAAAGGTGTGATCGTTGGAGTTTTGGACACTGGGATTTATCCTGACCATCCATCATTTAGCGATAAAGGAATGCCTCCTCCGCCTGCTAAATGGAAGGGCAAATGTGAATCAAACTTCACTACAAAATGTAACAACAAGCTCATTGGCGCGAGGACTTTTGGACAAGCTAGTGAAACGCCGCTTGATGATAATGGACATGGTACACATACGGCTAGTACTATTGCTGGACGTTTTGTGGATGGTGCTAATGTGAATGGTAATGCTAATGGCACTGCAGTTGGGATTGCTCCACTCGCTCACCTTGCTATTTATAAGGTTTGCGATTCTTTTGGTTGCTCTGATAGTGACATTCTAGCTGCAATGGACGCAGCTATTGATGACGGTGTTGATATCCTGTCCCTGTCTCTAGGGGGAGGTAgtaaggcattctataatgatcCAATTGCGCTTGGCGCGTATAGTGCAACACAAAGAGGTATTCTTGTAAGTTGTTCAGGTGCTAATAATGGGCCATATGATAGCACATTATCAAATGAAGCCCCCTGGATTATGACAGTAGGCGCGAGCACTATTGACAGAAAACTTAAAGCTACTGTTAAGCTTGGAAACAGAAAAGAATTCGAGGGCGAATCAGCTTTTCATCCAAAGGGTCACAATTCAGCATTTTTCCCTTTGTTTGATCCTGCATTGAATGCAACTGATTTCGACAGCCCTTATTGCGGAACAGGTACGTTGAATGACCCTGATATTAAAGGCAAAATAGTTTTGTGCATGGCGGGTGGTGGTTATAGCAGGATTGAGAAAGGACAAGCAGTAAAGGATGCGGGTGGTGTTGGCATGATTATTTATAGTTCACCTGATGATGGTTTCACCAAATTCGCCGATGCTCATGTCCTTCCGGCTTTGTATATTACATACAAAGATGGAATAGAAATTCTTGACTATATGAACACAACATCAAAACCTATTGCAAGACTTGCATTTCAAGGAACAATAATCGGAGATAAAGATGCACCGGTGGTTGCTGCATTTTCTTCTCGCGGACCAAGCTCAGCTAGTCCAGGAATCTTGAAACCTGATATTATTGGCCCTGGTGTTAACATTCTCGCggcttggcctccctctcctgaTAACAAACCAACCATTAAACCTAACTTCTTTCTCGCGTCTGGCACCTCTATGTCTTGTCCTCACCTCAGTGGAGTAGCAGCATTGCTGAAAAGCGCGCATCCCACTTGGTCCCCTGCAGTTATTAAATCAGCAATCATGACAACGGCTAATATAGTAAACCTCGCCAATGATCCCATCTTAGATGAAAGGCTACTTCCAGCTAACATCTTCGCCGTTGGTGCAGGACATGTCAATCCATCAAAAGCTAATGATCCAGGGCTAGTTTACGATACACGATTTAAGGACTACTTGCCTTATTTATGTGGTTTGAACTACACAAATCGACAGGTGGGAAATCTTCTACAACGTAGGGTGGATTGTAAACAAGTGAAAAGTATTCCTGAAGCGCAACTAAATTATCCTTCATTCTCTATCACACTCGGGGCAAATTCTCAGATATATACGAGAACAGTAACTAACACTGGGGACGCTAAATCATCTTACAATGTGGAAATAGGTTCACCACCGGGCGTTTCTGTGATTGTTAAGCCCTCTACTCTAAAATTCTCGAAGTTGAACCAGAAGTTCAAATATCAAGTAACATTTTCAAAAAGAGCTAATAGCTCAAACAGTGGTATTGTTCAAGGATTCTTGAAATGGACTAGTAATAAGTACTCTGTAAGAAGTCCAATTGCAGTTGTGTTAGACACTACAATTGGTTTCTAG
- the LOC138882607 gene encoding uncharacterized protein, producing the protein MEVVQVNNKARNLLHNAISGEEYEKISSCNIAKEMWDKLEVTYEGTNKVKETHINMLVHDYELFSMKEGESIEEMFAKFSKIISDLKAFGKPYTSGDQVRKILRSLPITWQTKVVTLESQDLNKLSYDELRGELIAFEKAHLKKTNQEEKKKICTFKTSTEIVENEIDDNPEALQEEIAMLSRNMDGLMRRYRNTKKGRIPPRRSRQYKEQDKNDGKCYECGRFGNIQAECPELKRKISRGFNKNKSFGSWSNENNSNHEEIANLRFMTILKNEMNKSSGCWIDEDTSDEENENCLMARGETSELRSYNYERCNELQDILDLTLKESQKMMNEFKRLTKEVKD; encoded by the coding sequence ATGGAAGTGGTACAAGTTAACAACAAAGCGAGAAATTTGCTTCATAATGCTATAAGTGGTGAAGAATATGAGAAAATCTCAAGCTGTAACATAGCCAAAGAAATGTGGGACAAGCTTGAGGTCACTTATGAAGGAACCAACAAAGTAAAGGAAACACATATCAACATGCTGGTCCATGATTACGAACTCTTTTCAATGAAAGAAGGAGAATCTATTGAAGAGATGTTTGCCaagtttagcaaaataattagcGATCTAAAGGCATTTGGCAAGCCTTACACCAGTGGTGATCAAGTTAGAAAAATTCTCAGGAGTTTGCCAATCACTTGGCAGACCAAAGTAGTCACATTAGAATCTCAAGATCTAAACAAATTATCTTATGATGAGCTACGAGGAGAACTCATTGCTTTTGAAAAGGCGCATCTCAAGAAGACCaatcaagaagaaaaaaagaaaatatgcacATTCAAAACCTCTACTGAAATTGTTGAAAACGAAATTGATGATAATCCTGAAGCTTTGCAAGAAGAGATTGCTATGCTATCAAGAAACATGGATGGATTGATGAGAAGATACAGGaacacaaagaaaggaagaattcCACCAAGACGATCCAGGCAATACAAAGAACAGGACAAGAATGATGGAAAGTGCTATGAATGTGGAAGATTTGGAAATATTCAAGCTGAGTGCCCAGAACTGAAGAGAAAGATCTCTAGAGGCTTCAACAAGAACAAATCCTTCGGAAGTTGGAGCAATGAGAACAATTCAAACCATGAAGAGATAGCAAATCTCCGCTTCATGACAATTCTGAAAAACGAAATGAACAAATCCTCAGGATGCTGGATAGATGAGGACACTTCAgatgaagaaaatgaaaattgtTTGATGGCACGAGGTGAAACTAGTGAGTTAAGATCTTATAACTATGAAAGATGCAATGAATTACAGGATATTCTTGATTTAACTTTGAAAGAGtctcaaaaaatgatgaatgagtTTAAGAGACTCACTAAAGAAGTTAAAGACTAG
- the LOC104213206 gene encoding uncharacterized protein — translation MTEAWKHSDFLCKNYILSGLEDDLYNFYSNVETSKELYDALEKKYKTEDVNLKKFVAAKFLDYKMVDNKPVITQVQELQVIIHDLLAEGLIINEAFQVASMIEKLPPLWRYFKNYLKHKRTEMKLKDLIVQVRNKENNKVAEKKTRGNSTIMGANIVETAPTNLKKRKKSSGPNNYSSKQEKLPQHNCRKVGHKNAECRALNKEKKKGQANMVETNDDIDDLCAMFSECNLVEIL, via the exons ATGACTGAGGCTTGGAAGCACTCAGATTtcttgtgcaagaattatattcttagtggACTAGAGGATGATCTTTACAACTTCTATAGTAATGTAGAAACTTCTAAAGAACTATACGATGCATTGGAAAAGAAGTATAAAACTGAGGATGTCAATTTAAAGAAGTTTGTTGCAGCCAAGTTTTTGGACTATAAGATGGTGGACAACAAGCCTGTCATTACCCAAGTTCAAGAGCTACAAGTTATAATTCatgatctccttgctgaag GTTTGATCATCAATGAGGCATTTCAAGTTGCATcaatgattgagaagttgcctcctttaTGGAGGTACTTTAagaactacttgaaacacaagcGCACGGAGATGAAACTCAAAGATCTCATCGTTCAAGTAAGGAACAAAGAGAACAATAAAGTTGCAGAAAAGAAGACACGTGGGAACTCAACAAttatgggagcaaatattgttgaaacTGCTCCAACTAATCTGAAGAAGCGGAAGAAGTCTTCTGGACCAAACAATTATTCTAGCAAGCAAGAGAAACTGCCACAACACAACTGTAGAAAGGTTGGACACAAAAATGCAGAATGTCGTGCTttaaataaagagaagaaaaagggTCAAGCAAATATGGTTGAAACAAATGATGATATTGATGACTTGTGCGCTATGTTTTCTGAATGCAACTTAGTGGAAATTCtctaa